A segment of the Dissulfurirhabdus thermomarina genome:
CGCTGGCCGAGGACCTCAGGCTCTCCCTCGGGATCCTGCTCTTCAACGGGGGGGCCTTCTACCAGGGGTCTCTGCCGCCGCCGGGCTACACCGAGAACGCCGCGGGGCAGTACTTCGTGGACGACACGCGGGACAAGCGGGCCTCCTTCGCCGACGCCAACGCCCGGCACCCCATCCTCTACAGCCGGTACCACAAGTCGCGCTACTTCTGTTCCACCTGCCACGACGTCTCCAACCCGGTGCTGGCGAACCTCGGGGCCGACCCGACCCAGCCGCTGCCCACGGAGACCGCCTCGGCCCACACCTACTTCCACGTGGAGCGGACCTTCTCGGAGTTCATGCTCTCCGACTACGGCCGCCAGGGAGGCGCCCCGGGCATCGGGCCCTACGACCCGGCGGTCTTCGAGACATCGCGGCCCATGAACTACATCGCCGCCTGCCAGGACTGCCACATGCGCGACGGCGTGGGCCGGGCCTGCTCCCAGAACGGCGGCGTGGTGCGCCCCGCCGAGAGCGTGGAACACCCCAAGAGCGGGCAGCCCATCCATGACCTCACCGGCGGCAACGCCTGGGTCTCCTGGGTGCTGGCGAGCGCCGTCTCCGGGTCGCCCAACTACGACGCCTTCAACGCGGCCCTCCTGAACGCCTCCAACACCCCGGACCTCTTGACCATCGATCTCAACGCGGGGGTTGGGGTGGACCCGGCGGCGCTGCTGGCCGGGGCGGACCGGGCCATGCAGCAGCTGCGCCTGGCGGCCGCCGTCCAGGGCGTCTCCTATGACCCCGCCACCGGGGCCCTCTCCTTCCGCATCCAGAACCAGACCGGCCACAAGTTGATCTCCGGCTTCCCGGAGGGGCGGCGGATGTTCGTCAACATCCGCGCCTACCAGGGCGGGAGCCTCGTCTACGAGGTGAACCCCTACGACGCCGCCGCCGGGACGCTCAAGGGCCTCCACTACACCTACGCCGATCCCGACGGAACGCTCCCCGCCCCGGCGCCGCTGGGACCCAACGAGGCCTACGTGGACGCCCTGGTCTACGAGCTGCACCCGTCGAGCAGCCTCACCGGCGAGGCCGAGTCGTTTCACTTCGCCCTGGCCACCGGGCGCTACAAGGACAACCGGATCCCGCCCAAGGGCTTCCGCGTCGCCGAGGCGGCGGCCCGGCTCTGCCTGCCGGTGGACCACGGGCAGGACGCCCCGGGCCTCTACACGGCCGAGGAGTACGCGGGGGGCTACGACCAGGTCTCCCTGTCCATCCCCCCCGGCGCCGACTACGTGGAGATCACCCTCTACTACCAGACCACGAGCCGCGAGTACGTGGAGTTTCTCCGGGACGAGATCAAGGGCACCGCCACCACCCTCTCGAGCCCGACGCCCTCGGGTGAGCCCCAGGCCTACGTGATCCAGACCGATCCCTTCTTCTCGAAGCTGGCCGCCTGGGGTGACACCATCTGGCGGCTCTGGAAGCACAACATGAACGTCACCACCGCCGCCCCCTTCGCCATGGCCGGCGCCGCATGGGGGACGCCCCCCGCCCCGGCCTGCGCCACGCCCGGGGCGCCGGTGGGCCTTACGGCCACGGGCGGCCGCAAGACCGTGGACCTGGCCTGGAGCGCCGGGGACCCGCCGCCCGACGGCGGCTACCGGGTCTACTACGACCAGGCCGGAAAGCTCCAGTTCCTCGCCGCCGTGGACGCGGCCACCACGAGCTACACCGACCGGGGCCTCCAGCGGACCACCGAGTACTGTTATGCGGTGACGGCCTGGAACGACTGCGACGGTGATGGCCTCTACACCGCCGGCGTCGACACGGAGAGCCCGCCGAGCGCCACCGCCTGCGCCACCACGCCGTGACATCGACGCCGCGGCCGCCGGCCCGCCGGCGGAGTCGGGGCGGCCCCGGTGCCCGGGGCCGCCCCTTCTTCTTCACCAGGCGGCGCCGCCGTGCTGCGGCGCGGCGCCGTGGTGAGGCGGGCCGGGGCCGTCGCGGGGTCCCCCGCTACGCCCCGCCGGCCCGCTCGGTCACGGCCCGGAAGAGGGCCCGGGCGGCCTCCTCCGGCCCCCGTTCCTCCCAGCCCTCCAGGCCCAGCCGCGTCCGGAGCTGGCCCAGGAAGACCCCGGCCCGTTCCGCCGCGTGGAAGACGCGCTCCGCGATCTCGTCGTGGAGCCGGCGGTACTCGGGGGGGCCGAAGACGTTGGCGAAGTAGCTGCGGACCAGGCCCCGGTCGGCCGTGGTGCCCTTGGCCATGGCGGCGCCCTCGCGGAAGACCGCCAGGGCCGCCTCGGCGCCCGGAAACGCCTCCAGGACGGGGTGGCCGGCGTCCACCGCCTCGTGGTTGTTGGCGTAGAGGAGGAAGTCCACGGGGTGGCCGTGGAGGACCTCCTCGAGGTCGGTGATGGGGAGCACCACCCTGGCGTTGGTCTTCTGGGGGCTCATGAGGATGGCCCGGTCGATCTGGCCGAAGACGTAGCCCTGCTGGAGGTCGTCGAGCCGGATGAAGGCCCCGGTCTCGGTGCCGTAGCCCAGGAGCCGCCCGTCCGGGGCCACCTCGATGGAGCCCATGTCGTCGGCCACCACGTGCATCTGGCGGATCTCGGCCCGGCCCAGGCGGCGCAGGGCCTCGAGGGTCTCGGACTTTCCGGTGGCGGTGTCGCCGATGACCAGGATGTTGGCGGCGGCGCGGTTCCTGAGCTCCAGCCGGACCATGGCCCCGTGGAAGGGGAGGCGCCCGCGCTTCATCATGGCCACGTTGTGGAGGGTGAGGGCCATCTTCTTGAGGTAGCCGAAGTAGCCGAACCGGTCCCCGGCCGGGATGGCCCCCACCAGGAGGCCGCAGCCGGCGTCGTCGTGGAAGACTGTGCGGTCGTCTCCGAACCGTTCCATGGCGTCCGGCGGCAGGCCGTAGGCCAGGACGGCGTCGGGCCCCCGGGCCACCCGCTCGATGGAGGCGAGGTCGAAGAGGTTCGCCAGCGCCGTGCCGAGTCCCATGAAGCACTGGTGGAAATAGACGAAGACCACCAGCGGCCCCACCTGGGCGGGGTAGCAGAGCCACTCCTCCGGGTCGAGCTGCACGCCCTCGAGGGGGTTTTCGGCCACCCGGCGGAACCGGCCGGAGCGCTTGTTCTCGGGGGGGTCGATGATGAGGGGCGGGTCGATCCAGACCTGGCGGATCACGGGGACGTCGGCCAGCGGACCGTAGCACCCCATGGGCACGGGCCAGGCCCGGGGCACGGCGATGAGGCCCACCTGGCAGCCGGCCGGGACCTGCCGGTAGACCCGGGGCGGGGTGCCGGTGATGTTCTCGCAGAGGTCGCGGTAGACGGCCCGGACGAAGTGGGTGAGCTCCTCCACCGTGTTTTCGAAGGTCCGGTAGGGCCGGAAGACGTCGCCCCCGGGCCCGGTCTCGCTGTGGCTGACGAGGAAGCGGTCGAAGTGCCGCCAGTAGTTGTAGAGGGCCTCCACGAAGAGGTGGAGCCGGCGGCGCTTGGGGACGAGGTCCCTCGCCCGGGGGAAGGCCTCGGCGATCTGGTCCAGCCGGGTGCCGAGGAGGATCCGGAGGAGGTTCACCATCTGCGACTCGGAGGAGTGGCCCTCGCTCGGCGGCGGCAGCACCTCGAGGAGCGGGGAGTCCTCCGCCCGCAGGTGGGCGATGAAGTCGCGGACCACCTGCTCGAAGATGTCGCTGGCCACGAGCTGGCGGGCCGAGGAACAGACGGCGGCCTCGGTGTGGAGGATGACCTGGCGGCCGGTGCGGACGAAGCGGGCGGCGGACATGGGAGGCCTCCTGCGGTCAGCCCCGGCCGTCGTCGCCGGGTCGGCCGGGGGCGCCGGCCCGTTCCAGGGCCTTGCGGAGCGCGGCCCGGTGGACGTGGCCGGCATGGTGGAGGGGGCTCTTGCCGGAGACGGGGTCGAAGGCGGAGGGATCCGCGCAGCAGAGGTACTGGACCTCGCGCCCCACGGCGGCCAGGGCCGCCTCCGGGGCGAGACCCGCCAGGCGCCGGGCCGCCTCCCACGTGGCCCCGCACGAGGCCCCCCGGCGCACGCGGACCTCGGCGATGCGGCCCGCCTCGAGGCGCACCTCGAACTCCGGCAGCCCGAACTGCTCGCCATAGGCCCCGAGGGCCGGCCGGCGGGGGAGCGAGCAGCACGTGAAGGGCGAGTCGGCACCTTCCACGGGCCGGGGGCCCGAGGCCACCACCGGCGTCCCCCGCGCCGCGTAGTGCCGGACCACGAAGTCGGCCAGGTCCGGGTGGCGCAGGAAGCAGAGCACCACGTCGGCCTCGGGGAGCCGGGGCAGGACGGCCTCCGGCTCGTCGATGAACTCCGGCAGGGGACCGGCGACGTCCACGTCGGCCACCACCTCGATGTCCCGCCCGTGGGCCCGTATGCCCGCCACCTTCCGGGCCCCGGAGCCGCCTTCCTGGAAGACGGCGACCCGGCAGGGGCGGGGGCTGTCCGTGGGGGTTCGGGCGGGCATCGTCGTCATCGCCTCGGATCTTCTTGCATCTTCGGCCGTTCCCCGGGGGCGCGCCCCTGGCGCACGCCCGCCGGTGCGGCTAGGCTGTCTGCAGCATAATCCGGCCGGGGGCGGGCTGTCACGCCCCGGGCCCGGGGCGCGGGAGGCGGCATGGGACCTTCATCGTGGCTGCCCGCCGAGGCGGGGCGGCGGCGGGTCATCCTGGGCTGGGCGGCCTACGACTGGGCCAACTCGGCCTACGCCACCACCGTGGCCGCGGCGGTGCTCCCGGTCTACTTCGCGGCGGTGGTGGTGCCGCCGGGGGGCGTGGCGGCGGGCGGCACGCGGCTGGCGGCCGAGACCCTCTGGGGCCTGCTCTCGGCCGGCTCCGCGCTGGTGGTCTTCGCCCTGGCGCCCGTCCTGGGGGCCGTGGCGGACTTCCGGGCCGCCAAGCGGCCCTTCCTCCTCGCCTTCTGTCTTGCCGGCGCGGCCGCCGTCCTGGGTCTCGCCTCCGCCGGGCCGGGGGACACGGCCCGGGTGGCGGCGGCCTTCGTGCTGGCCCAGGTGGGCTTCGTGGGGGCCAACGTCTTCTACGACGCCTTCCTGCCGGTCATCGCGCGGCGGGAGGAACGGGACCGGGTCTCGAGCCTGGGCTACGCCGCGGGCTACCTCGGCGGGGGGCTCCACTTCGGTCTCTCGCTCCTGGTGGTGGCCTTTCACCACCGGCTCGGCCTCGCCGCCCCCGCCGCGGCCCGGCTGGTCATGGCGTCGGCGGCGCTCTGGTGGGCCGGCTTCGCCCTGGCGGCCGCCGGACGGCTCCCGGAGGGCCGGCGGGGCCGGCGGTTGCCTCCCGCCCTCCGGCGGCTTCGCCTGGGCGCGGGCTACGCGGTGCTCGGCCTGCGCCGGGTGGGGCGCACCCTGCGGCGCCTGCGGCGGCTGCCGAACCTCCTCCTCTTCCTCGCCGCCTTCTTCGCCTACAACGACGGCATCCAGACCGTGGTGCGCATGGCCGCCATCTACGGCCGCCAGGAACTCGGCCTGGCGCCGGCGGTGCTCATGGGGGCGCTGCTCGTCGCCCAGGCCACGGCCCTGGCCGGGTCGCTGGCCTTCGGCGCGCTCGCGGGCCGGGTGGGGGCCAAGCTGGCGACGCTGGCGACGCTGGCGGTCTGGGTCGCGGCGGCGGGGCTCGCGGCCGCCGTGGAGGGGGCCGCGGCCTTCGTGGCCCTCGGGGCCCTCTTCGGGGCGGTGCTCGGGGGCAGCCAGGCGCTCAGCCGGTCGCTCTACGCCGGGATGGTGCCGGCCGGGGCCGAGGCGGAGTTCTTCGCCTTCTACGGGGTGACCGCCCGGCTCTCCGCCGTCTGGGGGCCGTTCTTCTTCGCCGTCATCCGGCACGCCACCGGGTCTTCCCGCCTGGGGATCGCCTCGGTCCTCGCGCTCCTGCTGCTCGGCATGGCGCTCCTTTCGCGCGTGGACCCGGCCGCCGCCCGGCGGGAGGCCCGGGGCGCCGCCCCTTGAGCCGGCGGGCGGGGTCGCCGGGGCGGGCGTTTGCGGGTATCCTCGATGCAGGCACCCCGCCCGGGCGGGCGGGGACCCACCGCGGGGGTGACGGCATGCGCATCGGGGACAGGCTGAGGATGGCGGGGTTCGACGGGCTCTCCATGCTGGCCCTCTCCACCTTGGTGATCCTTGCCACCGGGGGGCTCTCGTTCCTCGCCGCCCTGGCCGCCGTGGTCCGGACCGCCGCGACCGCTCCCGCCGACGTGGCGGGCGGCTCGCTCTTCCTGGTCCTCGGGCAGCGGCTCCGGAACGGGCGGGTTACCCCGGACTACGCCCGGCGGCTCCGCCGGGCGGCCGTGCTCCTCGCCCGCCGCCCCGGGGCGCGGGCCCTGGTCCTCGGCGGGCGCCTTCCCGGGGCGGCGATCAGCGAGGCCTCGGCCGGGGCCCGGTTCCTCGAGGCACTCGGCGTGGCCCCCGGGCGCATCCTCCGCGAGGACGGCTCCCGCCACACCCTGGAGAACCTTCAGGCCGCCCGGGGGCTTCTGGCGGGGGCGGGGCCCGGCGAGGCCGTCCTCGTCACCAACCGCTACCACCTGGCCCGGTCCCTGGCCCTGGCCTCGGGCCTCGGGCTGGAGCTGGCGCCCTGCGCCGCCGAGGACCGGTTCCGCCACCGGCCCGGCACATGGCTCCAGTGTCTCAAGGAGGCCTACTACCTCCACTGGTACCGGGTGGGACGGGCCTGGTCCTTGCGCACCGGAAACCGCCGGATGATCCGGCGCATCAGCTGACAGACCCATGCGCCTTGCGGTCCTCTCCGACATCCACGGCAACCTCGAGGCCTTCCGGGCGGTGCTGGCCGACGTGGCGGCCGCCGGCGCCGACCGCGCGGTGTGCCTCGGCGACATCGTGGGCTACGGGGCCGACCCCGAGGCCTGCGTGGCCCTGGTGCGGGAGCGGGGGATCGCCTGCATCCAGGGCAACCACGACCTCGGGGTGGTGAGCCCGGCCCAGGCCCGGCGGTTCAACCCCTCGGCCCGGGTCTCCCTGGAGATCACGAAGCGGCTCCTTTCACCCGGCGCCCGCGACTTCCTGGCCGCGCTGCCCCGGACCCTGGTGGTGGGGGATGCCTGGTGCGTGCACGGCTTTCCGCCGGACTCCGTGGACACCTACCTCTGGCAGGCCACCGGCCGCGAGATCGCCGAGGCCCTCCGGGCACTGCCCGTTCCCCTCTGCTTCGTGGGGCACACCCACGAGCTGGCGCTGGTGCGGGTGGGGCCCGGGGACGTGGTCGTCCAGTCGGGCTTCGGCCCCGGCGGGCTGATCCTCGGACCCGGCGAGCGGGTGCTCGTCAACGCCGGCAGCGTGGGCCAACCCCGCGACGGCGACAGCCGCGCCAAGTACGTGGTGTGGGACGACGCGGCCCGGACCCTCGAGGTCCGGCGCGTCCCCTACGACGTGGCCGCCGCCGCCGAAAAGATCCTGGCCGCGGGTTTCCCGGCCTACAACGCCCAGCGCCTGGGGGCCCCGCGGTGAAGCGCCGCCCGAAACGGATCGGCAAGTACGAGGTCCTCGGCCGTCTCGGGGCGGGCGGCTGGGGGGCGGTCTACCGGGTGCGCATCCCGGTGATCGACCGCCTGGCCGCCCTGAAGCTCCTCTCCCCCCATCCGCTCCTGGTGGATCTTCTCGGGGCCGGCGAGGTGCGCCGCCGCTTCGTGGCTGAGGCCCGGGTCATGGCCCGCCTGCGCCACCCGAACGTGGTGGACGTCTGGGACTACGGGGAGTTCGAAGGAGCCCCCTACTTCGTCATGGAGTTCTACTGCCACAACCTGGGGGACCTCGTGGGCGAGGCCGCGGAGGTGGAGCGGGCCTCGCGGCCGCTCCGCGTGGACAAGGCCGTCCACTACGCCCGGGAGACGCTGCGTGGGCTGGCCGCCCTCCACGAGGCCGGGGTCGTGCACCGGGACGTGAAGCCGGCCAACCTCCTGGTGACCGACGAGGACCGGGTGAAGCTCATCGACTTCGGGCTCTGCCGCCTCCGGGGCGAGAAGGCCGCCACCCCGCCGGGGCTCGTGGTGGGCTCCCCCTACTACACGGCCCCCGAGCAGCGGCGCGACCCGGATGCCGCCGGCGCCCCGGCGGACCTCTTCTCGGTGGGGGTGATGCTCCACCGGATGCTCACCGGGCGGCTCCCGGAGGGGGGCGTCACCCCAGGCCGGCTGAACCCGGACCTCGACGGCGGCTGGGACGCCCTCCTCGGCCGCCTCTTGGCCCCGGACCCAGACGCCCGCCCGCCGGGGGCCGAAGCGGCCCTGGCGGAGCTCGAGGCGGTCTACGAAGCCTGGAGGGCCCGGCGGGAGGCGGCCTGCGCCCTCCCGGCGGACGGGCCGGCCGCCGCCGGGGCCCCGGCCGCGGTGCGCCTCCGCGCCGTGCCCCGGCGGGTGCCTCCGGCCAAGGCGGCCGCCGCCTTCGGCCTGGACGGGCTCCGCCGTCCCCTCCGGTACCACGCGGGGCGGTTCGAGGACCGGGGCGACGGCACCGTGGCGGACCGTGCCGCCGGCCTCCTGTGGGAGCGGGGCGGCTCGCCCCATCCCCTCACCTGGGAGGAGGCGGGCGAACGGGTCCGGCGCCTGGGCGAGGCGGGGCTCGCCGGCCGGCGCGACTGGCGGCTGCCCACCCTGGAGGAGCTCATGTCGCTTCTCACCCCCGTCCCCCGGGGCCGCGGCCACTGCATCGAGCCGGTCTTCGACACCCGGCACCGGTGGCTCTGGAGCGCGGACCGCGCCTCGGCCTCGGCGGCCTGGTACGCCAACGTGGAGGTGGGCTTCGTGGACAACCAGGACACCGGTTGTTACAACTTCTGCCGGGCGGTGGCGTCCCTGGAGGAGGGGCCGTGAAGGTCTTCTGGCTGTGCTTCGTGCCGCTCTTCGTGGCGGTGGACCCGGTGGGCATGGTGCCGGTCTTCCTGGGGCTCACCGAGGGGCTGGACAGGGGGGCGATCCGCCGGACCGCGGTCCAGACCGTGGCCACCGCCGCCGGGGTGGCCCTGGCCTTCCTGTGGGTGGGGACGGCCTTCTTCCGGCTCCTGGGGATCACCGTGGCGGACTTCATGGTGGCCGGGGGGATCCTGCTCTTCGTGTTCTCCCTGCGCGATCTCCTCGCCGAGGGGGCGGCCCGGCGGCGGTCGGACCCGGCCGCGCTGGGCGTGGTCCCGCTGGGGGTCCCCCTGGTGGCGGGCCCCGCGGTGCTCACCACGTCGGTGCTGCTCGTCAACCAGTACGGCTTCGGGCCCACGGCCCTGGCCCTGGGGGTGAACATCCTGCTCCTGGGGGGCGCGCTGTTCTTCGCCGGGGGCATCCTCCGGCTCCTGGGGCGCGCCGGGGCGCGGACCGTCTCGAAGGTCTCGAGCCTGCTCCTCGCCTCCCTGGCGGTGATGATCGTGCGCAAGGGGATCGCCGCCTTCCTGGCCGGCGGGGGCGGACCGTGACGGCCCGGCGGGGCCGGAAGGAGGGCGTCATGACCGTGGGAGATCGGCGTTTCGGCGGCCCCGGGCGCCCGGTGCGCCGGCGGCTTCTCCTGGCGCTCTCGGTGCTGCTCGCCGCCGGGTGCGGCCCCGTGGGACCCACGGTCCTCCAGCAGGGCCGAAACGGCTACAACATCGCCATCCAGCGCTCCAACGACGAGCAGCTCCTCCTGAACCTCGTCCGGCTCCGGTACCGCGACACCCCCTTCTTCCTCGA
Coding sequences within it:
- a CDS encoding protein kinase domain-containing protein; its protein translation is MKRRPKRIGKYEVLGRLGAGGWGAVYRVRIPVIDRLAALKLLSPHPLLVDLLGAGEVRRRFVAEARVMARLRHPNVVDVWDYGEFEGAPYFVMEFYCHNLGDLVGEAAEVERASRPLRVDKAVHYARETLRGLAALHEAGVVHRDVKPANLLVTDEDRVKLIDFGLCRLRGEKAATPPGLVVGSPYYTAPEQRRDPDAAGAPADLFSVGVMLHRMLTGRLPEGGVTPGRLNPDLDGGWDALLGRLLAPDPDARPPGAEAALAELEAVYEAWRARREAACALPADGPAAAGAPAAVRLRAVPRRVPPAKAAAAFGLDGLRRPLRYHAGRFEDRGDGTVADRAAGLLWERGGSPHPLTWEEAGERVRRLGEAGLAGRRDWRLPTLEELMSLLTPVPRGRGHCIEPVFDTRHRWLWSADRASASAAWYANVEVGFVDNQDTGCYNFCRAVASLEEGP
- a CDS encoding YdcF family protein — translated: MAGFDGLSMLALSTLVILATGGLSFLAALAAVVRTAATAPADVAGGSLFLVLGQRLRNGRVTPDYARRLRRAAVLLARRPGARALVLGGRLPGAAISEASAGARFLEALGVAPGRILREDGSRHTLENLQAARGLLAGAGPGEAVLVTNRYHLARSLALASGLGLELAPCAAEDRFRHRPGTWLQCLKEAYYLHWYRVGRAWSLRTGNRRMIRRIS
- a CDS encoding MarC family protein translates to MKVFWLCFVPLFVAVDPVGMVPVFLGLTEGLDRGAIRRTAVQTVATAAGVALAFLWVGTAFFRLLGITVADFMVAGGILLFVFSLRDLLAEGAARRRSDPAALGVVPLGVPLVAGPAVLTTSVLLVNQYGFGPTALALGVNILLLGGALFFAGGILRLLGRAGARTVSKVSSLLLASLAVMIVRKGIAAFLAGGGGP
- a CDS encoding MFS transporter — encoded protein: MGPSSWLPAEAGRRRVILGWAAYDWANSAYATTVAAAVLPVYFAAVVVPPGGVAAGGTRLAAETLWGLLSAGSALVVFALAPVLGAVADFRAAKRPFLLAFCLAGAAAVLGLASAGPGDTARVAAAFVLAQVGFVGANVFYDAFLPVIARREERDRVSSLGYAAGYLGGGLHFGLSLLVVAFHHRLGLAAPAAARLVMASAALWWAGFALAAAGRLPEGRRGRRLPPALRRLRLGAGYAVLGLRRVGRTLRRLRRLPNLLLFLAAFFAYNDGIQTVVRMAAIYGRQELGLAPAVLMGALLVAQATALAGSLAFGALAGRVGAKLATLATLAVWVAAAGLAAAVEGAAAFVALGALFGAVLGGSQALSRSLYAGMVPAGAEAEFFAFYGVTARLSAVWGPFFFAVIRHATGSSRLGIASVLALLLLGMALLSRVDPAAARREARGAAP
- the dfsP gene encoding DUF166 family (seleno)protein DfsP; amino-acid sequence: MPARTPTDSPRPCRVAVFQEGGSGARKVAGIRAHGRDIEVVADVDVAGPLPEFIDEPEAVLPRLPEADVVLCFLRHPDLADFVVRHYAARGTPVVASGPRPVEGADSPFTCCSLPRRPALGAYGEQFGLPEFEVRLEAGRIAEVRVRRGASCGATWEAARRLAGLAPEAALAAVGREVQYLCCADPSAFDPVSGKSPLHHAGHVHRAALRKALERAGAPGRPGDDGRG
- a CDS encoding metallophosphoesterase family protein, which translates into the protein MRLAVLSDIHGNLEAFRAVLADVAAAGADRAVCLGDIVGYGADPEACVALVRERGIACIQGNHDLGVVSPAQARRFNPSARVSLEITKRLLSPGARDFLAALPRTLVVGDAWCVHGFPPDSVDTYLWQATGREIAEALRALPVPLCFVGHTHELALVRVGPGDVVVQSGFGPGGLILGPGERVLVNAGSVGQPRDGDSRAKYVVWDDAARTLEVRRVPYDVAAAAEKILAAGFPAYNAQRLGAPR